The Rubricoccus marinus nucleotide sequence AAGCGACCGCCCTCGGGGTCGGTAGAGTGCTGGTCTAGCGCGGTGATGTTGGCGCCGTGGTTGCGCAAAAACCCGCTGACCGCCGCGACGATGCCGGGGGCGTCGGGGCAGGTGATAAGGAGGCGCGCGAGAGGGACGGACATGAGGATTCAGGCGGAGGCCTCAAGATCGCTCGGGACGGCTACATCTGGCCTCTGGCGACGCGCCTCCGCCCGCACGCCAGAGGCTCGCGCTCCAGATCGTCCCCGGGAGCCCCGCGCCAGAGGCCGCGTTCACGGCGTACACAGCCTCTGGCGCCATGCTCACCGCCGCCGATTTTCAGTCCGTCGACGTGTTCCATGACCAGCCGGAGGCCGACCTCGCGTGGCTGGCCGAGACGGCCGAGGAGCGGCGCTATGCCGAGGGCGAGGCGCCGTTCGAGACCGGCGCCAAGGCCGTGGAGATGTTCGTGGTGTTGGAAGGGGCCTTCCAAATCTTTACCCTCGATGGGGGGCAGCGGCGCCCGTTCGGGACGATCCACGCGGGCGACATCTCGGGGCTGCTCCCGTTCTCACGCATGGAGACCTTCGGCGGAGAAGGCGTGGTGACGGAGGACGCGCGGATCGCCGCGATCCACAAGGACCACTTCTGGGAGATGATGGAGCGGATGCCCGAAGTCGGCAAGCGGCTCGTGGCGCGGATGACCGACCGCGTGCGGGAGTCCTCGCGGCAGGACCAGCAGCGCGAGAAGATGCTCTCGCTTGGCAAGCTTTCGGCTGGCTTGGCGCACGAGCTCAACAACCCCGCCGCCGCCATCCAGCGCGGCGCCAGCGACCTGCGAGACCGCTTTAGCAGGATGATGCCGCTGGTCTCCAGCCTGGTCGGCCACGGGCTCTCGCCGGACCAGGTGGAGGCCGCGCGGGCCGCCTTCAAGACGTGCACGGCGCCCGGGGTAGGCTCGCAGTCCGCGCTGGAGCGCAGCGAGCGCGAGGACGAGCTGGCCGACTGGCTGGACGACCACGGCGTGCCGCAGGCGTACGTCGTCGCCGAAGTCCTCGCGGAGGAGGGCGCCACGCCCCAATCGCTGGACCGCCTCGCGCGTGAGATCCCGCCAGAGGCACTCTCAGACGTGGTCCTGTGGATTGAGAAGGGGCTGGCCGTGGACCGGCTCATGGCCGAGATCGAGCGGTCGGCCGCGCGCATCTCGGATCTCGTCGCGTCGGTCAAGTCGTACTCGCACATGGACCGCGCGCCCACGCGCCAGACGACGGACCTCCACGAGGGGATCGAGCAAACCCTCACCATGCTGGGCCACTCCATCCGCAAAAAGAGCCTCAGCGTGCAGCGCGAGTGGGGCGAGGACATTCCCGGCGTCTGCGTCTACCCCGGCGAGATCAACCAGGTCTGGACCAACCTCCTCGACAACGCCATCGACGCCGCGCCAGAGGCGGGCACGCTCACACTGCGGTCCCGCCGCGAGGGCCGCCTGATCTGCGTGGACATCGAGGACGACGGCGAGGGCATCCCGCAAGAGGCCGTGGACCGCATCTTCGAGCCCTTTTTTACCACGAAGGACCCCGGCAAAGGGACAGGCCTCGGGCTGGACGTGGTGCAGCGCATCGTGGCGCAGCACGAGGGCCGGATCGACGTGGCGAGCGAGCCCGGCCGGACGACGTTCACGGTCTGCCTCCCCATTGAGGCGCCCCGCCAAGCCGTGGAGGTGCCCGAAGGCGAGGCTCCCGGCGCATAGCGCCTCTGGCGGCCTCGATGTCCAGGGTCTACCCGGTTTCCGCCTCTGGCGCCAGAGGCCCGCGACACGCCCCTGGCGCGGCCGCCCGCTAGCTTCGGGTCTCTTTCTCGCCCTCGCATGACGCCCGACTCCCTCCCCCCCTTCCCCGGCTTCCGCGACGAGGCCTTCGCGTTTCTCCGCGACCTCCGCGCCCACAACGAGCGGGACTGGTTCAAGCCGCGCAAGGCCACCTACGACGACGAGCTGCTGTGGCCGGCGCGCTGCCTCGTCGGCGAACTCGCGGAGGCGATGCCGCGTGCCGGGCTCCCACTCACGGGCGACCCGAAAAAGGCCCCGTTCCGCATCTATCGTGACACGCGCTTTTCCAAGAACAAAGCGCCCTACAAAACGCACCTCGGCCTCGTCCTCTCCCGCGACGGCAAGAAGAAAAGCCCCGGCTCGCTCTATGTCCACGTCGAGCCCGAGCACTGCTTCCTGGCGGCGGGCTTCTGGGCGATGGAGTCCCCACTGCTGCGCCGCTGGCGCGAGCGGATCGCTGGGGCGCCAGAGGCCTGGCTCGCGGTGGTGGAGGAACTGGAAGGCAGCGGGCTCACGCTCGGGACCGGCCCCGCGGGCACGCTCAAGCGGATGCCGCGCGGTTTCGAGGGCTTCGCGGACGCCGCCATCGCGCCGTACCTCAAGTGGAAGGGGACCGTCGCCACGCGCGAGGTGGCGCCAGAGGCCACGCAGTCGCCCGGCTTCGCTGGCGACGTGGTCGCCTTCGCGCAGGACGCGATGCCGCTCCTGGCCTGGGGCTGGAACGTGGCGGACGCGGCCCCCGGCGCCTGAGCCTCTGGCGCCCAGCCTCTGGCGTGGTTACCGCGCGCCGACGAGGAAGTGCGTCACCACGCCGAACACCTCCTCGTTCCCGGCGCCAGAGGCCATCGCGAGGAGCCCATCGCGCTCCACGACGACGAGGTCGTGCGCCTCTGGCGTGCGCGTGCAGTCCACGACCGCGAGGTCGCCCGCGCGGAGGTCGAGCGCGCCGGGCGAGAGGCCTTCAACGGTCACGAGAAAGCGGCCGGCGAGCGTGCCCGCCTCCGTCAGGCCCACGACTTCGTTGAGGTCGATGCGGTGGTGGCGGCTCTCGGCGACGACGGGCGCGACGAAGCCGACAACGCTGGAACGGGGTTCGGGGGACATGGGCCTCTGGCGAGGGAAACGTGGAAAGGAGTGGCGGGAGCGCCAGAGGCGCCCTAGACGCGGACGGTCGGGAGGTCGGCGCGGACGGTGGTGTACCGCGGGCTGGTGTGGTTGCGCTGGGTTTCCCACGCGCGCGCCGCGCCCGGGCGGCGCAGGTGCGTGGCGGCGAGGAACACGGCCGGGCTCATCGCGGGCTGGGCGTAGCGCCGGTTGAGCGCGTCCATGGTCTCGAACAGCCTCTGGCGCTCCGGCGAGCGCGGGCTGAACAGGTCCGCCTGCGCCTCCGCCGACGGCGCGAGGTCGAGCAGCATCACGCCGGCTTTCTTGTAGCGGAACGGCGTGCCCCTGGCGTCGCCCGATGCCCACGACTGCGCCAGAAGCGCGTGGACTGCGCTCAGGATGGCGTCCGTGCACGAGGTCGGCGTCGCCAGAGGAAGCGCGAGCGAGGCCGAGCGGTGCGGGCCGGGGCCGTGGCGGCCGGTGTGGTAGAAGATCTGGACGGCCTTCGCGGCCAAGCCCTCCTCGCGCAGCGTGGCGCAGGCGGCACTGGCGTGCGTGCTCAGCGCTTCGCGCAGCGCCAGAGGCTCGGTCACGGGTGTGCCAAAGCTCCGGCTCCGCATCAGCGTGCGGCGCGGCCTCGGGGCGCGCTCCAGCGGGATGCAGGACACGCCGCGGAGCTCGTACACCGTCCGCATCCCGACGGTGTGGAGGTGCTTCCGCACCCACGCGTCGGAGAGGTCGCGGAGCTGACGGGCCGTCTTGACGCCTCTGGCGTCCAGCTTGCGCGCTGTCGCGCGGCCGACGCCCCAGACATCCTGGACGGGCACCAATTCCAGCGCGCGGGACATCGCCTCTGGCGAGAGGCCGTGTAGCGAGACGGCGCCGCCGCGGAGCCGCGCGAGTTCGCTGGCCGCTTTGCAGAGCGTCTTCGTCGGCGCGATGGAGACGCGGACGGGGATCTTGGTCCACGCGAGGACGCGGTCGCGGATCGTCTTCGCCAATGCGCGCAGCCGCGCCGGGTCACGGTCTTCTGGCGTCGGCGTGTGGAGGACGAGAAACGCCTCGTCGATGGAATACGGCTCCACGTCGGGCGTGAACGTGCCCAGGACCTCCATCACGCGGCGGCTGAAATCGCCGTAGAGCTCGTAGTTAGACGAGAACACGGCCGCGCCCATGCGCTCCAGTTGCCGCTTCGTCTTGAAGTACGGCGCCCCGTTGGGAATCCCGGCGCGTTTGACCTCCTGGCTCCGCGAGACGATGCACCCGTCGTTGTTGGAGAGGACGACGACGGGCCTCTGGCGGAGGTCGGCGCGGAAGACGCGCTCGCAGGAGACGTAGAAGTTGCTGGCGTCGACGAGCGCGAAAAGGCGCGACGGCGAAGCCTCCGGAGGGGCGGGCAACACGAGAGGACGGGCGGGAAGGGGCTCCAACCTCGGCGCGAGCCGGTGACACCCGCGGTGTCAGTAGGCCTCAGAGCGCCGCCAGGGGCCTCTGGCGGCCCATCCGTGCGCCAGAGGCCGCCCCCTACCCGAGCGTCCCGCGCACGGCCCCACCGGCCACCTCGCCAGAAAGCGTGCTGTACGACCACCGCCCCGATACGGCGCCACGTGGGTCTTCCTCGATCTCGATGCGGATGCCGTCGTCCGCGATCTCGGGCGTGAGCGTGAGGCGGTACGCGCCGAACCCGGTCTCCTGAGCGTACAGCGTGCCTCGCCTTTGGCTCAGACGGAACCCGCTTTCCACATCGGTCGCCTTCCACTCCGCCTCGCCGCTGCCGCACCCGATGGCGTCGCAGGGGTCGCCTACCGGGCGCTCGAAGGTGATACGGGCGACGCGCTCGCCTTCACCGCTGTAGAGCGAGAGATCGTAGGTGTTGCCGCCAGAGGCGCTGTCGCACGCGGCGAGCGCGAGAAGCGGGAGCAGGAAGAGGAGCCGTGTCATGCGTGGTGGCGCCAGAGGCCTCTGGCGAGCGTTGCGGGTTGCAGGGAATTGAGGAGGTCAGCCGGCGATGATGAACTCCGTTGCGCGGCGCGTGAGCTGCGCCTCGAAGGGGCCGCTAAAGAGCGGGCCGCCGGTAAAGCCGCCGTACGAGGTCCACGTGCCGACAAACCGCTCGCCGTCATCCTCGAACGAGCCCCGAAGCCTATACCCTATCTCCGCATCCGCGCGGGAGCCGACAAGAACGGCGAAGCGGAGCTCGATGGTGCCGTCCTCCAGCGTCTGCCCGCTGATGGTCCCCTCGCCGTCCACGGCGCCTTCCATCGTTCCTCCGTCGGCGGCCGCGCGGAGGTCCCACTGGCCCTGCCAGCCGTCCGGG carries:
- a CDS encoding sensor histidine kinase; translation: MLTAADFQSVDVFHDQPEADLAWLAETAEERRYAEGEAPFETGAKAVEMFVVLEGAFQIFTLDGGQRRPFGTIHAGDISGLLPFSRMETFGGEGVVTEDARIAAIHKDHFWEMMERMPEVGKRLVARMTDRVRESSRQDQQREKMLSLGKLSAGLAHELNNPAAAIQRGASDLRDRFSRMMPLVSSLVGHGLSPDQVEAARAAFKTCTAPGVGSQSALERSEREDELADWLDDHGVPQAYVVAEVLAEEGATPQSLDRLAREIPPEALSDVVLWIEKGLAVDRLMAEIERSAARISDLVASVKSYSHMDRAPTRQTTDLHEGIEQTLTMLGHSIRKKSLSVQREWGEDIPGVCVYPGEINQVWTNLLDNAIDAAPEAGTLTLRSRREGRLICVDIEDDGEGIPQEAVDRIFEPFFTTKDPGKGTGLGLDVVQRIVAQHEGRIDVASEPGRTTFTVCLPIEAPRQAVEVPEGEAPGA
- a CDS encoding DUF2461 domain-containing protein gives rise to the protein MTPDSLPPFPGFRDEAFAFLRDLRAHNERDWFKPRKATYDDELLWPARCLVGELAEAMPRAGLPLTGDPKKAPFRIYRDTRFSKNKAPYKTHLGLVLSRDGKKKSPGSLYVHVEPEHCFLAAGFWAMESPLLRRWRERIAGAPEAWLAVVEELEGSGLTLGTGPAGTLKRMPRGFEGFADAAIAPYLKWKGTVATREVAPEATQSPGFAGDVVAFAQDAMPLLAWGWNVADAAPGA
- a CDS encoding Y-family DNA polymerase, whose amino-acid sequence is MLPAPPEASPSRLFALVDASNFYVSCERVFRADLRQRPVVVLSNNDGCIVSRSQEVKRAGIPNGAPYFKTKRQLERMGAAVFSSNYELYGDFSRRVMEVLGTFTPDVEPYSIDEAFLVLHTPTPEDRDPARLRALAKTIRDRVLAWTKIPVRVSIAPTKTLCKAASELARLRGGAVSLHGLSPEAMSRALELVPVQDVWGVGRATARKLDARGVKTARQLRDLSDAWVRKHLHTVGMRTVYELRGVSCIPLERAPRPRRTLMRSRSFGTPVTEPLALREALSTHASAACATLREEGLAAKAVQIFYHTGRHGPGPHRSASLALPLATPTSCTDAILSAVHALLAQSWASGDARGTPFRYKKAGVMLLDLAPSAEAQADLFSPRSPERQRLFETMDALNRRYAQPAMSPAVFLAATHLRRPGAARAWETQRNHTSPRYTTVRADLPTVRV